In Oceaniferula marina, the following proteins share a genomic window:
- a CDS encoding c-type cytochrome: MRYFFLAYALIIVMVIGFFGFRGQMFSGTPLRLFPDMDDQDKVKTQTVSNFFADGMSARKPVVGTVPRGFEIDGSGISFGNSTAYSHTGVIGDAYGDGIPFEELGLADIDPQAFLRHGQERFNISCMPCHGESGNGKGAAAVKGNIPATDLTGFAKPTYPDGKMFETITKGKGQMSGYGYNIPVQDRWAIIAYVRALQAARSVPADQ; this comes from the coding sequence ATGCGCTACTTCTTTTTAGCCTATGCCCTGATCATTGTAATGGTGATCGGTTTCTTCGGATTCCGTGGACAAATGTTCAGTGGAACGCCACTGCGCCTATTCCCGGATATGGATGATCAGGACAAAGTCAAAACCCAGACGGTGAGCAACTTCTTTGCCGACGGTATGAGTGCCCGTAAGCCGGTTGTGGGCACGGTGCCCCGCGGATTTGAAATCGACGGTTCGGGTATCAGTTTTGGCAACAGCACGGCTTACAGCCACACCGGTGTGATCGGTGATGCATACGGTGACGGCATTCCTTTCGAAGAGCTTGGCCTCGCCGATATCGATCCTCAGGCATTTCTCCGTCATGGCCAGGAGCGTTTCAATATCTCCTGCATGCCGTGCCACGGTGAGTCCGGCAATGGCAAGGGAGCCGCCGCAGTGAAGGGAAATATTCCAGCCACGGACCTGACCGGCTTTGCCAAACCCACCTACCCTGACGGTAAGATGTTTGAAACCATCACCAAAGGCAAAGGCCAGATGAGTGGCTATGGTTACAATATTCCGGTGCAAGACCGCTGGGCGATCATCGCTTACGTCCGAGCCCTGCAAGCCGCCCGCAGCGTTCCCGCTGACCAGTAA
- a CDS encoding biotin-dependent carboxyltransferase family protein encodes MNICVREGRSGMVKGLRVVRPGIRSELQDWGRYGFAPQGMSQGGPIDVHAYAWANKLLENRMEAPLIELTVGRATFQAEQELCLALTGADMQARLDACPIEHWRTFRMKPGQILTLGAARDGMRAYLAVRGGFQVPSSQESVSTVARNRMGGLEGDGRSLQAGDRLPCLSDHGSKCGSAGHGLASLGNVRVPPRMIPEYRQSVCLRVVESYQSSLFSSSEMDAFYRQTYSLSALGDRMGARLEGAEIRVPSSGVISEGLALGSVQIPPDGQPIILLNDRQTLGGYPKLGCVARVDLPKLAQLRPGAQVSFVPVALEDARAAWLGFCRFFVR; translated from the coding sequence ATGAATATCTGCGTGCGGGAGGGGAGATCGGGAATGGTTAAGGGGCTCAGGGTGGTCAGGCCGGGAATTCGGTCGGAGCTTCAAGATTGGGGGCGATACGGTTTTGCTCCCCAGGGGATGAGTCAAGGGGGACCGATTGATGTGCATGCGTATGCCTGGGCGAATAAGCTGCTAGAGAACAGGATGGAAGCTCCGCTTATTGAGTTGACGGTGGGTAGAGCTACCTTTCAAGCGGAGCAGGAGCTATGCCTCGCCTTGACGGGGGCGGATATGCAGGCACGGCTTGACGCTTGCCCGATCGAACACTGGCGAACGTTCAGGATGAAGCCGGGGCAGATCTTGACCCTGGGCGCTGCGCGGGATGGCATGCGGGCATATCTGGCGGTGAGAGGTGGTTTTCAAGTGCCTTCGAGCCAGGAGAGTGTCTCCACGGTTGCAAGAAATAGGATGGGCGGGCTGGAAGGTGATGGACGTTCCCTGCAAGCGGGGGATCGTTTACCCTGTCTGTCTGACCACGGATCGAAGTGTGGTTCAGCAGGTCATGGCTTGGCATCGCTTGGAAATGTCAGGGTTCCGCCACGAATGATCCCTGAGTATCGGCAATCGGTTTGTTTACGCGTGGTGGAGTCGTATCAATCGAGTCTTTTTTCTAGCTCCGAGATGGACGCCTTTTACCGGCAGACCTATTCCTTGAGTGCACTGGGTGATCGGATGGGGGCCCGCTTGGAGGGGGCTGAAATAAGGGTTCCGTCATCAGGGGTGATCTCGGAAGGTTTGGCATTGGGCTCGGTCCAGATTCCGCCTGACGGGCAGCCGATTATTTTACTCAATGACCGTCAAACCTTGGGAGGTTACCCGAAGTTAGGGTGTGTGGCTCGGGTGGATTTGCCAAAATTGGCTCAATTGCGCCCCGGAGCACAGGTTTCCTTTGTCCCTGTAGCGCTGGAGGATGCTAGGGCTGCATGGTTGGGCTTTTGTCGGTTTTTTGTAAGGTAA
- a CDS encoding c-type cytochrome, producing MSQQPTSQPDLDDRSSVLTDAAAAQRENHMFTEGAEPLSIWFILGSAIVVLIGGGVLFGGGNLFNYTKTVKPGYERAAAEGEENSGPKPKPAMVAYNKVGGKIYSSCAGCHGNDGIGTDAYPPLANSEWVNGPSLRPAMIILNGCKDPITVAGKTYNGVMPAQGSGMGAKELAGILNYIRNNFGNKNDQLITLEMAQDALDASKERNGGAMTATELDADYKRDLKGEPLDPATMVNPKTLQPVAPASE from the coding sequence ATGTCCCAGCAACCTACCAGCCAACCGGATCTTGACGATCGTTCGAGTGTGCTAACAGACGCCGCTGCAGCGCAACGTGAAAACCATATGTTTACCGAAGGTGCCGAGCCCTTATCGATTTGGTTTATCCTCGGTAGTGCCATTGTGGTTTTGATCGGTGGTGGTGTGCTCTTCGGCGGTGGTAATCTGTTTAATTACACCAAGACGGTCAAACCGGGATATGAGCGTGCTGCAGCCGAAGGTGAGGAGAATTCAGGACCTAAACCCAAACCTGCCATGGTCGCCTATAACAAGGTGGGAGGGAAAATTTATTCTTCCTGCGCCGGTTGCCACGGCAACGATGGCATCGGAACGGATGCCTATCCTCCACTGGCCAACTCGGAGTGGGTGAATGGTCCGAGTTTGCGTCCGGCGATGATTATTCTCAACGGATGTAAAGACCCGATCACGGTTGCTGGTAAAACCTACAACGGTGTGATGCCTGCTCAGGGATCCGGGATGGGTGCGAAGGAGCTTGCCGGTATCCTCAACTATATCCGGAATAACTTTGGCAATAAAAACGATCAGCTGATTACATTGGAAATGGCACAGGATGCCCTCGATGCCAGCAAGGAGCGGAATGGTGGTGCAATGACTGCTACAGAGCTCGATGCCGACTACAAGCGGGATCTCAAAGGTGAACCGCTGGATCCGGCCACCATGGTCAACCCCAAGACCCTTCAACCGGTAGCTCCCGCTTCCGAGTAG
- a CDS encoding cbb3-type cytochrome c oxidase subunit I: protein MSTQSHESTVEDTQLRSEIDRSLRHPVMFFFTSGAAWLAVALFLAIVSMAKLYAPGFLGECSGLQYGRVFPAHLNVLVYGWGAQAGFGVLIWLMARLSRQPSKNAGTILVAGHIWNFAVAVGTIGILCGHGTGKHWMQFPTFVWPVLLGAYAAIAIWVVISFRIRRGDSTYISQWYLLGATIWFPWIYLTANLYVNVFDVQPLMAAAINAWFRFALIFLFFTPIAIASIYYIVAKITARPIYNSTYSMAGFWALAVIAPWAGMQALMGAPIPVFVQYAGAAATILIAVPLLLSGVNILKTTSGQTEAIANSPSLRFSIAATVGMLILALMSVILAHPAALKFTQFTIAGYGYELLALYGFFSMAMFGAIYFIVPRITRREWLSARMIRTHFWFSIYGILFVVIFCALLGGFQQGAAQENHVHPWRQAVEAVSPFAIGMTVAWCFILISNMFFFLHLTLMWLRLGRRSAHPTLLRRESASA, encoded by the coding sequence ATGTCCACTCAAAGTCACGAATCAACCGTTGAGGATACCCAACTGCGATCAGAGATTGATCGTTCGTTGCGGCATCCTGTGATGTTTTTCTTCACCAGTGGAGCGGCCTGGCTTGCCGTTGCGCTTTTCCTTGCGATTGTTTCCATGGCGAAGCTTTACGCTCCCGGGTTTTTGGGTGAGTGCTCCGGGTTGCAATACGGCCGGGTGTTTCCTGCGCACTTGAATGTGTTGGTTTACGGATGGGGTGCCCAGGCAGGATTTGGTGTGCTGATTTGGTTGATGGCCCGTCTGTCACGCCAGCCCAGCAAAAATGCTGGTACGATTTTGGTTGCCGGACATATTTGGAATTTTGCCGTTGCCGTGGGAACGATTGGAATTCTCTGCGGTCACGGAACCGGTAAACATTGGATGCAGTTCCCGACCTTCGTCTGGCCGGTGCTTCTCGGCGCCTACGCTGCGATTGCGATCTGGGTGGTGATCAGCTTCCGTATCCGCCGTGGTGATTCGACCTATATCTCCCAGTGGTACTTGCTTGGCGCGACCATTTGGTTCCCTTGGATTTATTTGACGGCCAACCTTTACGTCAATGTGTTTGATGTGCAGCCATTGATGGCCGCCGCGATCAACGCCTGGTTCCGCTTTGCCCTGATCTTCTTGTTCTTCACGCCGATTGCGATTGCATCGATCTATTACATCGTGGCGAAGATTACCGCCCGCCCAATCTATAACTCGACCTATTCGATGGCTGGGTTCTGGGCGCTTGCCGTGATTGCCCCTTGGGCAGGAATGCAGGCACTGATGGGTGCTCCCATCCCGGTCTTTGTCCAGTATGCCGGAGCTGCCGCAACCATTCTCATCGCCGTGCCTTTGCTGCTCAGTGGAGTGAATATTTTGAAAACAACCTCGGGACAGACCGAGGCCATCGCTAACAGCCCATCGCTGCGGTTCAGTATTGCCGCTACGGTTGGCATGTTGATCCTTGCCCTGATGAGTGTGATCCTCGCTCACCCCGCCGCCCTGAAGTTCACCCAGTTTACCATCGCCGGTTACGGCTATGAGCTGCTTGCTCTGTATGGCTTTTTCAGCATGGCGATGTTTGGTGCGATTTATTTCATTGTCCCCCGGATCACACGACGTGAGTGGCTTTCAGCCCGGATGATCCGAACCCACTTCTGGTTCTCCATCTATGGCATTCTTTTTGTTGTGATCTTCTGTGCCTTGCTTGGTGGCTTCCAGCAGGGTGCCGCCCAGGAAAATCACGTTCATCCGTGGAGGCAAGCAGTGGAGGCGGTTTCTCCCTTTGCCATTGGTATGACCGTCGCCTGGTGCTTTATCCTGATCTCCAACATGTTCTTCTTCCTTCACCTCACGCTGATGTGGTTGCGTCTCGGCCGCCGCAGTGCGCACCCGACCCTGCTGCGTCGTGAAAGTGCCAGCGCCTAA
- a CDS encoding c-type cytochrome, protein MTTQYSNHRDTPIRRFSSFCWGLAAFGSFGLVSVIAYYSTSGNAGDVETLRATERLALKAEVEAAQSALLVEKDVEAGKSKQVPPAKVFDRLGNEIKSKPGKSDTFVPGSEAHKKQLEALSQGPGDGEGLKLFQEKTCATCHGMDGNRPIAPMYPKLGGQNVDYVLAQMKDFKDGKRTNGQAVVMKPLMEALSDDEMQKLAKWISEQKLEIELKEDHPGAAAYIAKGCVACHGPDAKTPLAPNYPNLRGQSKDYIVNQMKDIKSGARNNGTSAAMQAIMTGVSDDEIEVIAEWLSTPAK, encoded by the coding sequence ATGACTACCCAGTATTCCAACCATCGCGACACACCGATCCGCAGATTCAGCAGTTTTTGCTGGGGACTAGCAGCCTTTGGCTCCTTCGGTCTGGTGTCGGTCATTGCCTATTACTCGACTTCCGGAAATGCCGGTGATGTCGAAACCTTGCGCGCGACCGAACGCCTGGCCTTGAAAGCCGAAGTGGAAGCCGCCCAATCGGCACTTCTGGTCGAAAAAGATGTCGAAGCGGGAAAAAGCAAGCAGGTGCCACCGGCCAAGGTGTTTGATCGCCTCGGCAATGAGATTAAAAGCAAGCCCGGCAAGTCGGACACCTTTGTCCCCGGAAGTGAAGCTCACAAAAAGCAGCTGGAAGCCCTGAGCCAAGGCCCTGGCGACGGTGAGGGCTTGAAACTGTTCCAGGAAAAAACCTGCGCAACCTGTCACGGCATGGATGGCAATCGTCCGATCGCCCCGATGTATCCAAAACTTGGTGGCCAGAATGTCGATTATGTGCTCGCCCAGATGAAGGATTTTAAGGATGGCAAACGCACCAACGGCCAGGCTGTGGTGATGAAGCCGCTGATGGAAGCCCTGAGCGACGACGAAATGCAGAAGCTGGCGAAGTGGATTTCCGAGCAAAAGCTTGAGATCGAACTCAAGGAAGATCACCCCGGTGCAGCCGCCTACATCGCCAAAGGATGTGTCGCTTGTCACGGCCCGGATGCCAAGACCCCGCTTGCACCGAACTATCCGAACCTGCGCGGGCAGAGCAAGGATTACATTGTCAACCAGATGAAGGACATCAAGTCAGGTGCCCGGAACAATGGCACCAGTGCTGCCATGCAAGCGATTATGACCGGCGTCAGCGATGACGAAATCGAGGTCATTGCCGAGTGGTTGAGCACCCCGGCGAAATAG
- a CDS encoding cbb3-type cytochrome c oxidase subunit II, with the protein MTFKTFLIGMFASFGLAWTCIIAIPVASTDARPPVKMNDDEDAAYYQHGVAGRKLNGGEIYKANGCYTCHTQLVRPTYAGSEIHREGIAGVKNDDGDTRRETSYADFTGEDFAQIGLMRMGPDLSNFAYRAEAYGSKVGMTAEAWIFEHLYNPRNNEIRLGKHGEKLDMSWSNCPSQKQMFETVDAVGQDGVFALTADAGEGRVIRPKQDARVLASYLLSFKRDDKMPKSLDYSGKDEEE; encoded by the coding sequence ATGACCTTTAAAACTTTTCTCATTGGAATGTTCGCCAGCTTCGGTCTGGCGTGGACGTGCATTATTGCCATCCCGGTGGCGAGTACGGACGCTCGTCCGCCTGTGAAAATGAACGACGATGAAGACGCCGCCTATTACCAGCATGGTGTCGCCGGACGGAAACTCAATGGAGGTGAAATCTATAAGGCAAATGGATGTTATACCTGCCACACCCAGTTGGTTCGCCCAACCTATGCCGGATCGGAAATTCACCGCGAAGGCATTGCCGGAGTAAAAAATGACGATGGCGATACCCGCCGTGAGACGAGCTACGCCGACTTCACAGGTGAGGACTTTGCCCAGATCGGTCTGATGCGGATGGGGCCGGACCTGAGTAACTTTGCCTATCGTGCTGAGGCATATGGAAGCAAAGTTGGCATGACTGCCGAAGCCTGGATTTTCGAGCACCTTTACAACCCGCGTAACAATGAGATCCGCCTTGGGAAGCACGGAGAGAAACTCGACATGAGTTGGTCAAATTGTCCGTCGCAGAAGCAGATGTTTGAAACCGTTGATGCCGTTGGGCAGGATGGTGTTTTTGCCCTGACTGCTGATGCGGGTGAGGGTCGTGTGATTCGTCCGAAGCAAGATGCCAGAGTGCTGGCCAGCTATTTGTTATCTTTCAAGCGTGATGACAAGATGCCCAAATCACTGGATTACAGTGGCAAGGATGAAGAAGAGTAA
- a CDS encoding 5-oxoprolinase subunit PxpA, whose protein sequence is MKLNADVGEGFGPWSVGDDAALMPYLDMANIACGFHASDPDGMDRTVCLALDHGVMVGAHPGYRDLEGFGRRSIPHEAESITRLVAYQVGALQAICDLHGAQVEYVKPHGALYHDMMRCEATFEAVLTAVAAMPGHPALMILAGAQNEKRKQMAECHQVPLLMEAFADRAYSDGGSLLPRGQPGAVYASTQQMVDQVMQIKTSGTVTSVNGREFPLSADTVCVHGDNAESIAAVARIRKALQTG, encoded by the coding sequence ATGAAACTGAATGCAGACGTGGGCGAGGGCTTTGGTCCGTGGTCGGTAGGGGACGACGCCGCATTGATGCCATACTTGGACATGGCGAACATCGCTTGTGGCTTCCATGCCTCGGACCCGGATGGCATGGACCGGACGGTTTGTTTGGCTTTGGATCACGGAGTGATGGTCGGCGCACATCCGGGGTACCGCGACCTTGAAGGTTTCGGACGTCGATCAATCCCTCACGAAGCGGAATCGATCACCCGCCTGGTGGCTTATCAAGTTGGCGCACTACAGGCGATATGCGACTTGCATGGTGCTCAAGTTGAATACGTCAAACCGCACGGGGCACTCTATCACGATATGATGCGATGTGAGGCAACGTTTGAAGCTGTTCTTACTGCGGTGGCAGCCATGCCCGGTCATCCGGCATTGATGATTTTAGCCGGAGCACAAAACGAGAAGCGAAAACAAATGGCGGAATGTCATCAGGTGCCCTTGTTGATGGAGGCTTTTGCTGACCGGGCCTACTCCGATGGGGGATCTTTGCTGCCTCGCGGTCAACCAGGTGCGGTTTATGCATCGACCCAACAGATGGTGGATCAGGTGATGCAGATAAAAACTTCCGGGACGGTGACGAGTGTAAATGGCAGGGAGTTTCCTCTATCCGCCGATACGGTGTGCGTGCATGGGGACAATGCAGAATCGATTGCCGCCGTAGCCCGCATCCGCAAGGCATTGCAGACTGGGTAA
- the pxpB gene encoding 5-oxoprolinase subunit PxpB, translated as MMKETKLRIEPVSETSWILYLGEEIDVHLAPLIGQFSERIANRCPEVIEVTPSYTSILVELDVLHADFDKFPNRVRRLHSELVQGKSDDSSRLHLLPVYYSPEVAPDLIELADHCGVPVEEVIRLHSSCEYHVCAIGFAPGFAFLAELDERIAHPRKTTPRKKVAAGSVGIADRQTAVYPSESPGGWQIIGRCPELLFDRMKDPVSPFVVGDRVKFEPISKDEYLRAGGEIGNG; from the coding sequence ATGATGAAGGAAACGAAGCTGCGGATCGAACCGGTGTCGGAAACGAGTTGGATTCTCTACCTCGGTGAAGAGATAGATGTTCATCTGGCGCCGTTGATTGGTCAGTTTTCTGAGCGTATCGCGAATCGATGCCCGGAAGTGATCGAGGTGACGCCATCTTATACATCGATTTTGGTCGAGTTGGATGTGCTGCACGCCGATTTCGATAAATTTCCTAACCGGGTTCGGCGATTGCACTCCGAACTGGTGCAGGGTAAGAGCGATGACTCCAGTCGTTTACATCTCTTGCCGGTGTATTATTCTCCCGAGGTGGCCCCTGATTTGATAGAACTTGCCGACCACTGCGGGGTGCCGGTCGAGGAGGTGATTCGATTGCATAGCTCCTGTGAGTATCATGTTTGTGCGATTGGTTTTGCTCCTGGCTTTGCTTTTTTAGCTGAGCTTGACGAGCGGATTGCACATCCGAGGAAGACCACTCCGCGGAAGAAAGTGGCCGCCGGCAGTGTGGGTATTGCCGATCGGCAAACGGCGGTTTATCCGTCGGAGTCGCCTGGTGGTTGGCAGATCATTGGCCGTTGTCCGGAGCTCTTGTTTGATCGCATGAAGGATCCGGTTTCTCCCTTTGTTGTTGGTGATCGGGTGAAGTTTGAACCCATTTCAAAGGATGAATATCTGCGTGCGGGAGGGGAGATCGGGAATGGTTAA
- a CDS encoding DUF3341 domain-containing protein has protein sequence MTPKRVYGYLAEFESASALYKAAEKVRDAGHKKWDCYSPYPIHGLDKAMGMKKSILPWLVFCGGSLGFLTAITLAYTTQVVIYPTVVQAKPANIFTTAAFFPIMFELTVLLSGFTTLFGLLALMGLPRLNHPLFESEQFARATDDGFFIAIEARDPRFSSEETKTLLEDAGGSNIELVEEPEA, from the coding sequence ATGACTCCTAAACGTGTTTACGGCTACCTCGCCGAGTTCGAAAGCGCCTCTGCCCTCTACAAGGCAGCGGAGAAGGTGCGTGATGCAGGCCACAAGAAGTGGGACTGCTACTCACCCTATCCGATTCACGGCCTGGACAAAGCGATGGGTATGAAAAAATCGATTCTCCCATGGTTGGTCTTCTGTGGTGGATCGCTGGGATTTTTGACGGCGATCACGCTGGCCTACACCACTCAGGTGGTGATTTACCCGACGGTCGTCCAGGCGAAGCCTGCCAACATTTTTACGACGGCGGCATTTTTCCCGATCATGTTCGAGCTGACGGTTCTGCTATCTGGATTTACCACCTTGTTTGGATTGCTGGCCTTGATGGGGCTTCCCCGTCTCAACCACCCTTTGTTTGAGAGTGAGCAATTTGCCCGTGCGACCGACGACGGCTTTTTTATCGCGATCGAAGCCCGTGACCCACGGTTCTCCTCGGAAGAAACGAAAACCCTGCTGGAAGACGCCGGCGGTTCCAACATCGAACTTGTCGAGGAGCCCGAAGCCTAA